The Palaemon carinicauda isolate YSFRI2023 chromosome 43, ASM3689809v2, whole genome shotgun sequence genomic sequence tattactattaatagggCAAGTACTGGTACTGGTAACAGTCCTAGTACTAATGTTAATACCAAAACTAATACTAGTACTGGTACAAATACCAGTGCCAGTACTGTTACTAGTACTAGTGCTGGTACTGGTATCAGTATCATAACAAGTACTAATACCCATACCTGTACCAgtattaataaaagtattaatacaaatattaatactagtactagtagtagtactaaaactagtactggtactggtacttAAACTGGTTTTGGTACCGATTCCATATCAGTGACAGTACCAGTACCAATGCTAGTACTTGTACTGTTACCTTTatatagtactagtagtagtactagtactatTACTAGTACTTGTCTCAGTatcagtgtcagattttgtttacattctctctctctctctctctctctctctctctctctctctcagaagttccTGGGAGTTACTCTACTGATGTGGGTCGCCTCTTCCTCCCCAAGAGTCTTAAAGggcatgatgatgatgaagagaggaTGAATGGGACAGGAACTACCTGCCTTTACATCTCTAGAGTTGACCTTTAGTTATGTCAACATTtggatttctattttctaattCTTATCTTctgagatggttcgggcatgctcttcgcactccccaagagagataagttcaccaaactttcaactgggctccacgaggcactagaagagttggaagacccaggcctacaatgcTGATGActgtaaagcgcgaagtaggagatgatggcgagcttttcttgcctcctgggGCAAAGAAAAgactgtgagatgcctcaggaggcaagaaaagctctccatgtagtgatgttcatctaatcaaatgttaatgtctttgagttttgttgtgatgagaaataccgttctttatttcttattttagtgtttcattgttttagggcttgtttggaatgttggagtaatacaatatttgacaatatatattaaatttggacagaactacagacttgcctcttattataatcagccatccctcgccatctatgagttacacacaaaaaacgagtaaaaatgacaaaaattcactattttgaccttgaaatatgaccttttgaccttgaagatgatgaagatgaccccaggtggtgttgaaaatgtcactattgaactcaccgtcctcaaaaaccctcttcttagaagtcattttagtccaggactcaagttaatccttcagactcaagttaaaaaccccgatcaggggacgttccagtcctttcttgaaggatgatatatgacaatatatattaaatttagacagctctgcagacttgcctcatattataatcagctatctctcactatttatgagttacacacaaaaaacgagcaaaaatgaccaaaattcacaaatttgaccttgataaatgacctttagaccttgaagatgaccccaggtggtgttgaaaatgttactattgaacccaccatcctcaaaaacccccattttgatccagagaacgtgtttctagcccttctataagtcattttagtccagactcaagttaatctttcagactcaagttaaaaaccccgaggtcctgacgttccagtccttccttaaaagAGTCtatgactccagttgaagccaaaagaagaattcattggattctctctctctctctctctctctctctctctctctctctctctctctctctctctctctctctctctctctctctctctctctctcaacttttttttaaaataatgCTGTAATGCtgtattcaggaaaggtttcggtaatcataaatatggtttctcaagttttcaaagcatttggcgtgaatttcgaaatggaggcaatgaagaaagcggtaagaatccttcttaacggaggatggcaatggagatcagctctggaggaagagctggacttgtgcTTTAGGACTACAGCCGTCggaacatttttctttttcaagtaccTGTTTGGAAGAAACGGAAAaagaggagagactgtgagagaggAAGAgtttttgcagaatcttctcaaggaaatcgaaggagaaactacacaggaagatggtgattttcttccagctgaaggagtgtttcccgaagagctggaagatggtgaatttcttccagctgaaggaatgttccaggaaatGCTGGGAGATAGTGAATTTCCTCCAgatgaaggagtgttccaggaagagttGGAAGATGGTAAATTTCTTCCatctgaaggaatgttccaggaagagctggaagatggtgaatttctttcagctgaaggagtgttccaagaagagctggaagatggtgaatttcttccagctgaaaaaactttccaggatgaactggaagattaTATCGATCTTCCTGCTGttggagtgttccaagatgcactggaagatgaaatagatCTTCCTGCTAGagtactccaggatgaactggaagaggaaatctatCTTCCAACTGTAGGAatcttccaagaagagctggaagatggtgaatttcttccagctgaaggagtgttccaagaagagctggaagatggtgaatttcttcctgttgaagaaactttccaggataaactggaagatgaaatcgatcttccagtggaagaacaagaaaaagagccgggtcttcgtcaaagaggagaagaggacgatgtagaagaagagaaggaggagaaggaggaagaagaaaaagttcctactcttgaagaacatcggtctgatgacgattcaaagacagagagaagtgataaaatGCTCTCAAAGAAAAAGAGTAGAAAAAGAAAGATctcgaaggaagagaccagtaatgctgaagtgtctaaggaagagaccagtaagggtgaagtcactaaggaagagatgaataacagagaggtatcaaagaaagagaagataaataaaaagctcttgaagagagagagagagagagagagagagagagagagagagagagagagagagagagagagagagagagagagagagagagagaggaggaaaagagagctctcaaaggcagaaagaagaaagagaaatctcTCAAAGAAGtggagcagtaatgaagagttctcagaggaagaggagagatttggttctgaggagatcctggaggtcaaagagcatctaatactagaaggatggcacctcaaaatagaggtcaaagaacatataatgctagaaggatgacacctcaaaaatagaggtcaaagaacatataatgttagaaggatgacacctcaaaaaatagaggtcaaagaacatataatgctagaaggatgacacctcaaaaaatagaggtcaaagaacatctagtgctagaaggatgacacctcaaaaaatagaggtcaaagaacatctaatgctagaaggatgacacctaaaaaaatagaggtcaaagaacatctagtgctagaaggatgacacctcaaaaaatagaggtcaaagaacatcttcttcttcttc encodes the following:
- the LOC137633882 gene encoding retinitis pigmentosa 1-like 1 protein, whose amino-acid sequence is MKKAVRILLNGGWQWRSALEEELDLCFRTTAVGTFFFFKYLFGRNGKRGETVREEEFLQNLLKEIEGETTQEDGDFLPAEGVFPEELEDGEFLPAEGMFQEMLGDSEFPPDEGVFQEELEDGKFLPSEGMFQEELEDGEFLSAEGVFQEELEDGEFLPAEKTFQDELEDYIDLPAVGVFQDALEDEIDLPARVLQDELEEEIYLPTVGIFQEELEDGEFLPAEGVFQEELEDGRSYGTRIVGL